From a single Armatimonadota bacterium genomic region:
- a CDS encoding MFS transporter, translating into MSTVSERSPRDDDHCPPWKRPAVRNVLIVALLAELAYALLNISAMPVYLANDRGFPAGAIGMIIGAFLLTEALLKGPMGSLADRVGRKRLIVIGPIITIFTSIASLYVPRDWDYETVAFLTLRAMDGVGVAMLWPAAFALIGESVKESQKQEAMSLLNMCYLGGIALALFVGGVVDDVFGSVTAARIDSYHAPSLYLSAVLCSFVAAFAYFKLPSGRGMREAARQERAVSGRAAFKFTDIFATAKRIPGFLILGAVTFMGIGFPIAIVKLFAQDQLELSGTKFGILVMPALIAMAALSPVMSRYGERLGRQRAVHIGLFLCSLGMSAIAAGAFVPQLRSVLVVALGTVPVALGFILAVPAWYAAVSEIDRKRRAANIGAVMTAQGLGAIVGSQFGSQAYERLQDVELFGMHLDSAFGRYSPFIGCAICIIIGWLLSLRLLRKGPQPDARSVE; encoded by the coding sequence ATGAGTACCGTGTCTGAACGGAGCCCTCGGGACGACGATCATTGTCCGCCTTGGAAGCGGCCAGCCGTTCGGAACGTTCTGATCGTGGCGCTGCTGGCGGAATTGGCCTACGCGCTTCTGAACATTTCCGCGATGCCGGTCTATCTGGCCAATGATCGCGGATTTCCCGCTGGCGCGATCGGCATGATCATCGGCGCGTTCCTGTTGACCGAAGCGCTGCTGAAGGGCCCAATGGGCTCGCTGGCGGATCGGGTCGGCAGAAAGCGACTGATCGTGATCGGGCCTATCATCACGATATTCACATCGATCGCCTCGCTGTACGTGCCGCGCGATTGGGATTACGAGACCGTCGCATTTCTCACACTGCGGGCAATGGACGGGGTCGGGGTCGCAATGTTGTGGCCCGCAGCGTTCGCGCTCATCGGAGAGTCCGTCAAGGAGAGCCAGAAGCAGGAGGCGATGTCGCTGCTCAACATGTGCTATCTAGGGGGAATCGCGCTCGCTCTGTTCGTCGGCGGCGTCGTGGACGACGTCTTCGGCTCCGTCACTGCGGCGAGGATAGATTCGTACCACGCTCCGAGCTTGTACCTGTCGGCGGTCCTCTGTAGCTTCGTGGCCGCGTTCGCGTACTTCAAACTGCCGTCCGGTCGAGGCATGAGAGAGGCCGCGCGGCAAGAGCGCGCAGTATCGGGGCGGGCTGCCTTCAAGTTCACGGATATCTTTGCTACAGCCAAGCGCATCCCAGGTTTCCTCATCCTCGGCGCGGTGACCTTCATGGGTATCGGGTTTCCGATCGCGATCGTCAAGCTGTTCGCGCAAGACCAGTTAGAGCTGAGCGGTACGAAGTTTGGAATTCTCGTCATGCCGGCGTTGATCGCCATGGCCGCGCTGTCGCCTGTCATGAGTCGTTATGGAGAGAGGCTGGGCAGGCAGAGGGCGGTGCACATCGGACTGTTCCTCTGCTCGCTCGGAATGAGCGCTATCGCTGCAGGGGCGTTTGTTCCCCAACTTCGTTCGGTTCTAGTCGTAGCCCTTGGAACAGTCCCCGTTGCGCTGGGATTCATCCTGGCGGTGCCAGCGTGGTACGCAGCCGTCTCTGAGATCGATCGCAAGCGCCGAGCCGCGAATATCGGCGCGGTCATGACCGCGCAAGGCCTCGGCGCGATCGTCGGCTCTCAGTTCGGCAGCCAAGCGTACGAACGGCTGCAAGACGTTGAACTGTTCGGGATGCACTTGGATTCTGCGTTCGGGCGGTACTCCCCGTTCATCGGCTGCGCGATCTGCATCATCATCGGCTGGCTGCTCAGTTTGCGACTGCTGCGCAAGGGGCCTCAGCCGGATGCGCGGTCGGTAGAATAG
- the gap gene encoding type I glyceraldehyde-3-phosphate dehydrogenase codes for MATKIGINGFGRIGRLSLRAILERYPDELEVVAVNDLTDVAMNAMLFKRDTVYGTFAGDVSHDEDSFQVAGHDIRVFKDPDPGSIPWSEVGAEVVLESTGFFTDGKKAAAHLGSTVKKVIISAPAKNEDVTLVLGVNDSVYDPGSHHVISNASCTTNGLAPVAKVLHESFGIDKGLLTTIHAYTNSQATVDTAKSKPRDSRAAAENIVPAPTGAARAVGLVIPELQGKFTGMAFRVPVASVSVVDFTAVLLKEASVSDVNQAMQAAAAGPLAGIMEYTEEELVSSDLKGNPHSSIFSATDTVTLGNMVKAVAWYDNEWGYSCRIADLCRFVAERGL; via the coding sequence ATGGCTACAAAAATCGGCATCAACGGATTTGGTCGGATCGGGCGCCTTTCGCTCCGAGCGATCCTGGAGAGGTATCCAGACGAACTTGAGGTAGTCGCGGTCAACGACCTGACTGACGTCGCGATGAACGCGATGCTGTTCAAGCGCGACACGGTCTACGGAACGTTCGCCGGCGACGTCTCGCACGACGAAGACTCGTTTCAGGTCGCCGGGCACGACATTCGCGTGTTCAAGGATCCTGACCCGGGCTCTATTCCATGGAGCGAGGTCGGTGCCGAGGTCGTGCTCGAGAGCACCGGGTTCTTTACGGATGGCAAGAAGGCTGCGGCGCACCTGGGCTCGACGGTCAAGAAGGTCATCATCTCGGCTCCAGCCAAGAACGAGGACGTGACGCTTGTACTCGGCGTCAACGATTCGGTCTACGATCCCGGCAGCCACCACGTCATCTCCAACGCAAGCTGCACGACCAACGGGCTGGCCCCGGTCGCAAAGGTGCTGCACGAGAGCTTCGGCATCGACAAAGGCCTGCTTACGACGATCCACGCCTATACGAACTCGCAAGCGACAGTCGACACAGCCAAGAGCAAACCCCGCGACTCCAGGGCGGCAGCGGAGAACATCGTTCCGGCTCCAACCGGCGCTGCACGGGCAGTCGGCCTCGTGATCCCAGAGCTGCAAGGCAAGTTTACGGGCATGGCGTTCCGCGTCCCCGTGGCGTCCGTGAGCGTAGTCGACTTCACTGCGGTTCTGCTCAAGGAGGCTTCCGTTTCCGACGTTAATCAAGCCATGCAGGCAGCAGCGGCCGGACCGCTGGCAGGGATCATGGAGTACACAGAGGAGGAGTTGGTCTCGAGCGATCTGAAGGGGAATCCCCACAGTTCGATTTTCAGTGCGACCGACACCGTTACGTTGGGCAATATGGTCAAGGCGGTCGCCTGGTACGACAACGAGTGGGGCTACAGCTGTAGGATCGCCGATCTCTGCAGGTTCGTGGCTGAACGAGGACTCTAG
- the rpsI gene encoding 30S ribosomal protein S9 has product MAKAKDKYLAYATGKRKCAIARVWLESGDGQISVNGHGFKEYFSRPVLEILVQSPLTQLELTGKYNVRAMVKGGGKVGQAGAVKLGIARALVNMDEELRRPLRANGFLTRDARVKERKKYGRKKARRGFQFVKR; this is encoded by the coding sequence ATGGCGAAAGCAAAAGACAAGTACTTGGCATACGCGACGGGCAAGAGGAAATGCGCGATCGCCCGCGTCTGGCTGGAGAGCGGCGACGGGCAGATCAGCGTCAACGGCCACGGATTCAAGGAGTACTTCAGCAGGCCGGTGCTAGAGATTTTGGTTCAGAGCCCGCTGACTCAACTCGAGTTGACAGGCAAGTACAACGTCCGAGCTATGGTCAAAGGCGGGGGCAAGGTCGGACAGGCCGGAGCGGTCAAACTGGGGATCGCGCGCGCCCTCGTCAATATGGACGAAGAGTTGCGGAGACCGTTGAGAGCCAACGGGTTCCTCACTCGCGACGCCAGAGTGAAAGAGCGGAAGAAGTACGGTCGAAAAAAGGCTCGGCGCGGATTCCAGTTCGTCAAGCGCTAG